GGGATATCGAAACGACGGCCGGCTCATGGAGCTGTGGCCACATCGTGAATGCGGCCGGCGCGTGGTCGGGCGACTTGGGCCGGATGGCGGGCATCGACGTGCCGGTAGGTCCGAAACGAATTCAGATCTTCCTGAGCGCCCCCATATCCGACGACCGGACTTATCCGTTGACGATCGACTTAGCCACCGGGGTCTACGTCCGCGGTGAAGGTAACCGCGTGCTCTTCGGCCTCGACAACCTCGAGCAGCCGTTCGGATTCACGGAAGGAGTGGATGAGGCCTGGCTCGAGCACGTGCTCCTAACCGGGGTTGGCCGCTTCCCCTGGTGGGAAGAGATGGGTATCGACGTGAAAAGAAGCTGGTGGGGTTACTACGGTGTCAGCCCGGACAACAGTCCAATTATCGGTCCACACCCTGATGCCCCCCGCTGGATCGACGCCTGCGGCTTCTCCGGTCACGGGATCATGCACGCTCCGGCCACCGGGATCGCAGTCGCCGAATTGATCTGTGATGGACGCACCTCCACCGTGAATGTGGACCACTTTCGCCACACACGATTCGGGCAGGACGTCGCAGTCGAGGCGAACATCTTCTAGGAACTCAAGGACACGCCATGCGCTCACTGTATTCCGAATTCAGTCGGATGGGGACGCCCCTCGCAAGCCTGTTTGTGGCGACGGCCGTCCTAGCGGGGTGCGGACCCGCTTTTGTCATCGAGGAAGCCACGATCGCTGAGCTTCACGATGGGATGGCCAATGGACAGATCACGGCGGAGACACTGGTCCAGCACTACCTCGATCGTATCGCCGCCTACGATAAAAACGGCCCGTCGATCAATTCGCTGATTACTGTGAGCGACCTGGCCGTTGAGCGTGCGCGCGAACTCGATCGCACGTTTGCGGCGAGCGGCCTGGTCGGCCCGATGCATGGGATCCCGATTGTCGTAAAAGACAACTACGACACGTACGATCTGCCGACAACAAATGGGGTGCT
This genomic interval from Longimicrobiales bacterium contains the following:
- a CDS encoding FAD-dependent oxidoreductase, with the protein product MTGHASDVVVIGSGINGASCGWHLAQRGLSVTVLEKEAAPAMGSTGKSAAGVRVQFTTAANIRLSLYSLPIYREFAERYGHDIGYQDIGYLLLVPEERWERHLESVALQKELGAPVEVLDPLEAQRFVPFEQEGLAGATYGPWDGVIDPHMACLAWVAMGKEGGVDYQMNTAVTGIRRSGTGWDIETTAGSWSCGHIVNAAGAWSGDLGRMAGIDVPVGPKRIQIFLSAPISDDRTYPLTIDLATGVYVRGEGNRVLFGLDNLEQPFGFTEGVDEAWLEHVLLTGVGRFPWWEEMGIDVKRSWWGYYGVSPDNSPIIGPHPDAPRWIDACGFSGHGIMHAPATGIAVAELICDGRTSTVNVDHFRHTRFGQDVAVEANIF